In Paenibacillus sp. 1781tsa1, one DNA window encodes the following:
- a CDS encoding paeninodin family lasso peptide, which produces MKELQNTSNNTVKRVWECPRMEVLDISETMNGGQGIWQYVWDGEFWKLELLVS; this is translated from the coding sequence ATGAAAGAGCTTCAGAATACTTCGAACAACACAGTAAAGCGAGTATGGGAGTGTCCTCGGATGGAAGTGCTGGATATCAGCGAGACCATGAACGGTGGGCAAGGCATTTGGCAATATGTTTGGGACGGAGAATTCTGGAAGCTTGAGCTTTTAGTCAGTTAA
- a CDS encoding YraN family protein encodes MVERRLGQGPGLKLTRQQKGRLGEAAACQWLRDNDYRIIRQNWRCRSGEIDIIASCEGLIVFVEVRSRSGAAQYGTPQESVDMRKMQQVRSTASVYLQMTGETEHQIRFDVIAVMLDPAGETVSVNHIVNAF; translated from the coding sequence ATGGTAGAACGTAGATTGGGCCAGGGGCCGGGTCTGAAGCTCACGCGACAGCAGAAGGGCCGATTAGGCGAAGCGGCTGCCTGTCAATGGTTGAGAGACAACGATTATCGGATCATTAGACAGAACTGGCGTTGCCGCAGTGGTGAGATTGACATCATTGCTTCCTGCGAGGGCCTGATTGTTTTTGTAGAAGTAAGGAGCAGAAGTGGAGCCGCTCAGTACGGTACACCTCAGGAATCGGTTGATATGCGTAAAATGCAGCAGGTGCGCTCAACCGCATCCGTTTATTTGCAAATGACGGGAGAGACGGAACATCAGATCCGTTTTGATGTAATTGCCGTAATGCTTGATCCAGCAGGAGAGACTGTCTCTGTGAATCATATTGTTAATGCTTTTTAA
- a CDS encoding EscU/YscU/HrcU family type III secretion system export apparatus switch protein: MKDESSQPDLLSKKAVALKYVPGESEAPVVVAKGRGKVAEAILDKARENGVAVQEDAALVEVLSKLDLDEQIPAELYQLVAEVLTYVYRADRIASGREENESW, encoded by the coding sequence ATGAAAGACGAGTCGTCACAACCGGACCTGCTCTCCAAAAAGGCGGTTGCCCTAAAATATGTCCCTGGAGAGAGCGAAGCGCCTGTTGTTGTAGCCAAGGGGCGCGGCAAAGTGGCAGAAGCCATTCTGGATAAAGCCAGAGAAAACGGCGTAGCTGTTCAGGAGGATGCAGCACTTGTGGAGGTGCTCTCCAAGTTGGATCTGGATGAACAGATTCCAGCTGAACTGTATCAACTGGTCGCGGAAGTACTCACGTATGTCTACCGTGCAGATCGAATAGCATCAGGACGTGAGGAAAATGAGTCATGGTAG
- a CDS encoding carboxypeptidase-like regulatory domain-containing protein — MKTDDTGSYSILESVQDYTEISFIIEAEGYVTDRHRNTYYLSEGEQILVNFELYEPSTIVGTVTDQTGKPIPDAQVKVTGASDRPVKTDQQGRYAVTGLDFDYNPNIAIWVDSADYMLYEQDRLNVQAGKTLIVDVVLTEAAHVRGKVVDEVGNPVSGAKVNAGVSATTDAQGNYFIKRVPTGARTITGEASGYLKSTLNVTLVQGDHNTFNIVLKKDADITPPVTKYRLVPITDTVNGKVYIKGFTFRLQATDEVKGSGVKTTQYRINGGEWKNYEGPVKFYAPEVKVVEYFSTDVAGNQEKYNKMDFVNGTFEGAGPY, encoded by the coding sequence GTGAAGACAGATGATACTGGAAGTTATTCAATCCTTGAGTCTGTTCAGGATTATACGGAAATTAGTTTTATAATTGAAGCAGAGGGATATGTGACAGACAGGCATCGTAATACCTACTATTTGTCAGAAGGGGAACAGATTTTGGTTAATTTCGAGCTATACGAACCTTCTACGATTGTAGGAACTGTAACCGATCAAACAGGCAAACCGATTCCAGATGCCCAGGTCAAAGTAACAGGGGCGTCGGATCGCCCGGTTAAAACAGATCAGCAAGGTCGGTATGCCGTTACTGGGCTTGATTTCGACTATAATCCAAACATTGCAATCTGGGTAGATTCCGCCGATTATATGCTTTATGAGCAGGATCGTCTGAATGTTCAGGCTGGAAAAACCTTAATCGTAGATGTTGTTTTGACAGAAGCAGCGCACGTCCGGGGAAAAGTTGTAGATGAGGTGGGCAATCCAGTCAGTGGAGCTAAAGTGAATGCCGGAGTCTCGGCAACAACGGATGCTCAAGGCAACTATTTTATAAAGCGCGTGCCAACAGGCGCCAGAACAATAACGGGGGAAGCATCAGGATACTTAAAATCTACCCTGAACGTTACCCTCGTACAAGGAGATCATAATACGTTTAATATCGTACTTAAGAAGGATGCAGATATTACACCTCCAGTAACCAAGTACAGATTAGTTCCTATTACAGATACTGTGAACGGGAAGGTATACATCAAAGGATTTACATTCAGACTCCAGGCAACGGACGAAGTGAAAGGTTCGGGTGTAAAAACAACGCAATATCGAATAAATGGGGGAGAATGGAAGAACTATGAAGGACCCGTCAAGTTTTATGCTCCTGAGGTCAAGGTGGTAGAGTACTTCAGTACAGATGTTGCAGGTAACCAGGAGAAGTACAACAAAATGGATTTTGTTAATGGCACATTTGAAGGAGCAGGTCCAT